In the Alteromonas sp. M12 genome, one interval contains:
- a CDS encoding DUF3224 domain-containing protein translates to MHNLKTILVIACFCILGLVVVPYAQVVYSGDPNLNTENVTGEFEVIMQPQTDAEFSVARMTLDKTYHGELDGQSKGQMLSHMTEVKGSAGYVALESFTGTLDSKHGSFVLIHQGIMNKGEPSLAITVVPDSGSGELTGIVGTMNIEIKDTKHFYIFDYKLP, encoded by the coding sequence ATGCACAATCTTAAAACCATTTTAGTGATAGCTTGTTTCTGTATTTTAGGGTTGGTTGTTGTTCCTTATGCCCAAGTTGTTTATTCAGGAGATCCAAATTTGAATACTGAAAATGTAACAGGCGAGTTCGAAGTAATCATGCAACCGCAAACGGATGCCGAATTTTCAGTTGCAAGAATGACCTTGGATAAAACTTATCATGGTGAACTTGACGGCCAATCGAAAGGGCAAATGCTAAGTCATATGACCGAGGTTAAAGGTTCTGCCGGTTATGTGGCATTAGAATCGTTCACAGGTACTTTAGACAGCAAACACGGCAGTTTTGTGTTAATCCATCAAGGCATTATGAACAAAGGCGAACCGTCTTTAGCGATTACCGTGGTACCTGATTCCGGCAGCGGCGAATTGACCGGTATTGTGGGTACTATGAACATTGAGATTAAGGACACAAAGCACTTCTATATTTTTGATTACAAGCTACCTTAG
- a CDS encoding DUF3718 domain-containing protein — MLKIVKTSLSIVAFSFVFAGQAQADVNEALKNICTIVQADDKTELRKKMKVVQTDYRLKLQDYYASVSCNGESLIRTAFKAGAIETGTLLVKKMPKSQLNAPESDGKTLRAWVSEQGLMDSAIASVLNERI, encoded by the coding sequence ATGTTGAAAATAGTTAAAACTTCGCTGTCTATTGTTGCCTTTTCATTTGTGTTCGCTGGGCAAGCTCAAGCTGACGTGAATGAAGCATTGAAAAATATCTGCACTATTGTTCAAGCGGATGATAAAACCGAGTTACGTAAAAAAATGAAAGTCGTTCAAACCGACTACAGACTTAAACTTCAAGACTATTACGCTTCTGTAAGTTGTAATGGAGAAAGCCTAATTCGCACTGCATTTAAAGCCGGCGCAATTGAAACCGGGACTTTGTTAGTTAAAAAAATGCCAAAAAGTCAGTTGAATGCGCCTGAATCTGACGGTAAAACCTTGCGAGCTTGGGTTTCTGAACAAGGTTTGATGGATTCTGCAATTGCCAGCGTTTTGAACGAACGTATTTAA
- a CDS encoding BPSS1780 family membrane protein, protein MDNNENSPYQAPESDLTSTEAPTGSWVYTGPSNKAVGDGMTWISEGFSLFKQDIGMWIVTMIVGFVVAIVINIIPFIGSIISMFLTYIWVGGLMLGCQAAAEGKPFDIKYLFAGFSYRAGRLVGLSAIGAVISIVVMFVAMGSVYMDILAGESSPEMMGAQFWLSFLVAMALMLPMVMAVWFAPALIVLQDMPVFAAMKESFIGCFKNVMPFLIYGIVMLVLYILGALPLMLGLLVVVPLLFTSMYISYRSIYLTEAA, encoded by the coding sequence ATGGATAATAACGAAAATAGCCCGTATCAAGCTCCCGAGTCTGATCTTACTTCAACAGAGGCACCTACTGGATCTTGGGTTTATACCGGCCCATCAAATAAAGCCGTCGGCGATGGAATGACATGGATATCAGAAGGTTTTAGTTTATTTAAGCAAGATATTGGTATGTGGATAGTGACCATGATTGTTGGCTTCGTTGTCGCAATTGTGATCAATATTATTCCTTTCATTGGCTCAATCATTAGCATGTTTTTAACCTATATTTGGGTAGGTGGATTGATGTTAGGTTGTCAGGCAGCAGCAGAGGGTAAGCCCTTTGACATCAAATATTTGTTTGCTGGATTCTCTTATCGCGCAGGCAGGCTAGTGGGCTTATCTGCAATTGGTGCTGTTATCAGTATTGTCGTTATGTTTGTAGCTATGGGTTCGGTATACATGGACATCCTAGCAGGAGAGAGCAGTCCTGAAATGATGGGTGCGCAATTTTGGTTATCATTTTTAGTCGCAATGGCGTTAATGTTGCCAATGGTAATGGCAGTATGGTTCGCTCCAGCATTAATCGTATTACAAGATATGCCGGTTTTTGCTGCGATGAAGGAGAGCTTTATCGGGTGCTTTAAAAACGTGATGCCATTCTTAATCTACGGCATAGTGATGTTGGTGCTGTACATTTTAGGCGCTTTACCATTAATGTTAGGTTTGTTAGTGGTTGTACCTTTGTTGTTCACATCAATGTACATTTCTTATCGTTCAATTTATCTGACCGAAGCTGCATAA
- a CDS encoding sigma-70 family RNA polymerase sigma factor: protein MTQTARIEDILSQYAPLLARIAATYEADLGLREDLIQDISLAVWRALETFRGDSSIKTFIARVAHNRSVDHVLRESRRNNNLSDENIDDLQTMSPNATHQDKHLDLMSALRQLTLGHRQIITMQLEGFTQLEIASVLGLSEAAVAKRASRARQQLEQLL from the coding sequence GTGACTCAAACTGCAAGGATTGAAGATATTTTGTCGCAATACGCGCCGTTATTGGCACGTATTGCAGCAACTTATGAAGCCGATTTGGGGCTAAGAGAAGACTTGATTCAAGATATTAGTTTGGCGGTTTGGCGAGCTCTGGAGACTTTTAGGGGTGACAGCAGCATAAAAACCTTTATTGCACGAGTTGCTCACAATCGTTCAGTTGATCATGTACTGCGCGAAAGCCGACGCAATAACAACCTGTCAGATGAGAATATTGATGATTTGCAAACAATGTCGCCAAATGCCACCCATCAAGATAAACACTTAGACCTAATGTCAGCGCTGCGTCAACTAACCCTTGGCCATCGACAAATTATTACTATGCAATTGGAAGGTTTTACCCAATTAGAGATTGCTAGCGTTTTAGGTTTGTCTGAAGCCGCTGTTGCCAAGCGCGCCAGTAGAGCTCGGCAACAACTAGAACAATTGTTATAG